Within Haliaeetus albicilla chromosome 29, bHalAlb1.1, whole genome shotgun sequence, the genomic segment GTTTTCCCGAGTGACGACTGTGGTAAGGAGTATACTACCAAGCGTGCATCTCCCTGGGCACATCCGAGAACATCATCACATGGACTAATGCAagcagttttttgtttgggggggggggggtggggtggggtgtcttttgggggggaggaattatttgttgttgtttgggattttttttgtttggtttggtttaggttttttgattttgaggggttttgggggCAAGATGGGTTTTGATTTTGAGGGGGggtggttgtttggttttggttgggggggtgttgggtttttttgttttttttttatttgtttgtttgtgttttaaaaaacctCTAAAACATTCCAAGCTCACCCAAATCCACCATTTCACCAAATTCCCTCCCCACCTTTTTTCACCTCCTTCCAACAGCAAGAAAATCTGTTCATTGAAATTAATTCACTCAAGTGAGTAGCTTATGGACCTGCCTCGCTTATAGGCAAAATATGGCTTTTGAAAGAACTCATATATGTTGGTGATAGAGTCAGATATAGGGATTTACCAAAAGAAACTGTGCTCGGTTCTCCATCTGCTGGCAAGGGGACTGGGATGAAGCTCCTGTTTATGGGGTCTTTTATTATGGATATGCTTTTTGCTTCCAGAGGATGTAATTGTCGGGTCTGCTGCACAGCCAGTTCTTCTTGGTGTGGCACAGGGATGAGCTGATCCTCTCGTGGTTCAGGTATGCACAGGGCCCACCACCCCGCACCTCAAACCTGCAATGCCGACACACTCAGGTGAGCGAGAAAAGGAGGAAACGAGGAAAGCAACCcccaaaaaattaagaaaaactggGATTTCCTCACTAGGAGAGAAGGGTAGCGTTTGGCTGAGGGTGTCTAATAGGGGATTGGTGTGCAGCATCCTTGGTCCATCCCAAACCTCCCACGGAAAGCCAGGAGCTGCTTGGGCACGGTGGCAGGAGAAGGTCCCCATCCCAGGATGGGTCATCCCAGACCCTCTAAGATATTCCATCCAAGCAGGGGGAAGCAAtacagcagctccctggggcCATTTCCAACCACACCAAGAGGCAAACCTGCCCCAGTTGCCAACCCCAAGCGCCCAACAGGGACAGAGGGACCAACCAGTTGTTGAAGGCTGTGCCGTTGGTCCACCACCAGCTGTCATCCTTCTCCTTTCGCAGCCCAAACCAATGGTTAGCTTCGCCTTTATAGCGTTTAATGAAGgtctttaaagcaaagaaatgtcATGTTTTAGCTGGTCTTGTCTTCCTCAcctcctcttttccacctgtgtCCATCACCCCACCCAGAGATGGTGCTTTCCCCAAGACATCCACTCCCGGCTACAGCATTGGGTGCAATTTGGGGCCAAGCACGtttttggtctggttttttttcttctttttttgggggggatggggggcaTGTCtcttttggtggtttttttcatgtttcctaCCCTGGTACTAGTGTAGGGGCTCAAGCACAGTTCTCACCAGCTCATCCATTGTGTTTATGAGGGCCAGTGAAGCTCCCAGGGCCTCGCAGCTTTCCTGACTGGTGGTCCAATTGCTCTCAGCCTCAGAAAAATAATAGCATTTCCCTTGGAAACCAAGCCAGGCGTCTGGGCACACGTGGGAGAAGTCAGGCTGAGGCAAACGGGATCCTGAATGgacaactgcaaaagaaaaaactgagaGATGTGTGTGGGCAGTcctaaaaagcaggaaaatgggatttattatttttttcctcaaggcTACAGGCGGGAAATTGGGGTTGATGCCCTTGGAAAAGGGAATCACGTGGCTGACCAAGAGCCAGGATGCCTGGACCACaatttaggaataaaaaaaaggggTCCCCCCTGAAGCAGGCTTGGTGCTTTGCTTGGGGAGCATCCCTTGATGCTAGGAAAGTCCTGCGATCCCCTCTTCCCCAAAAGAGGGGTGCCTGGCCTGGATCGTCCCCATGCGGGATGCCTGGATGGGACTCACCAGTCAAGGCCACCAGCAGGACGAAGACGAGGAGCACCAGCACCACACACAGAGGGACGAAAACCCGAGACGAGCGGGATCTTTCCCGGTCGGGCTTCTTGGTGTTGGACCCTGGGGGAGGAAAGAGCAGGAGAGGGTGTGGGCTGGGTCCTTTCCCTAATCCTgtgctctttttctgctggatcCTCAGTCCACCCCGAGCCCCAGCTGGGACAGGGACCTTGTTGGGGCTCAGGAGGGTGGGGAGACCTTGCAGAGGCTCAAGGGGCTGCCCACAAGGCAGGGAGAGCGGACCTGTGTCCTTCAAAGGCACCAATGTGTGTTTGAGGATCTGGAGATGGATTTAGGGCTTTTCAGCCCTTAGAGGTGGCTGCAACATGAAATTTAGCGTAGAGGTGCCTGGGTTGATCTGCACCTGCCCAAAAGCTCCATGCCCACCCCACTGGTGCTCCACCAGAGCGAGATGCTCTTCCCACCCCCTGCCCTCACCCAGAgcattgggttttttccccagcattaCCCCACTTGCAATCTTTCTCTATATCGTTGCAGTTGTTCAACACTTCCTCTTGGTCTGAAGAACGTGGCTGTTGTGCTCCTTTCCCCATTGCAAGCAGAGACGTGCCAGACCCAGGGGCTCACTCACATCCACTACCATCTACAGGGAGTGCGGCTCAAGCTGCGTGTTAACAAGGAAAAGGCTGAGCAAATCTGCAGCCAGCCATGCCTCCCACATTTGCAAGATCCCACCAAGCTGTCTGGagtctttgggttttttttcctctgcaacaCTCCAAGACCTCGTGGGCAACACGTACCACGGGAAGCCATGGCATGGGAGTGCATTTGTGCTGTGCTAAAACCAcatcgggggaaaagaaagacagaaagaaggaCAATGTGAGAGAAGATGACatgagaggggagaaaaagagacgggagaaaaagagaggggagagagaaagataaaaaaagagaggaaaaaagataaagagagaaaaagggggagaggaggaaaaaagggagagaaaaaagttaAAGGGTAGTTTAAATCttaaaagatattaaaagaaaaatataagtTATTAACTATTCACAGTTTGAAGGGAGTTTAAGCATTTACAAGGGGACACAAGTCTGTTAAGGAGTTGGGAGCCATCGCTGCAGGAATGGAGCAAACTGCCTGACGGGTTGAAGCAGAACTTGCAATTTGAACCCCTCCAGGAACcaacaggaaggaagaagctgaatttaaaagaaaactactGCTGCCAGCAGTTGCTTACAGCAAAGTTGTTTTGCTCACCAAACCCCTTATCTCACTTCCTCCAGTGTCCGCCCTTGCACGGAGCAAAGGGTACACACTTGTTTTCCTAATCGTGAGCCAATGGGTGCAATGGCCGTTAATTCCCTCCCTCGGTCTTGTGTACTTCAGCAttacaaaacaaagcagtaaaaGCCTACCAAGAACCTGCCCCAGCAATTTGGGCTTGGTATAACAGTGACATTTTATTCTGGGAATAAGCTCTAAAACCACATAGGGACCGGGGTTGGTTGTCAGGAAAAAGTGCAAagcctctcccttcccttgcacGGGGGATTTGCAGGAGGCAAATTCAGTGCTCAAAGATGTGCTCAGAtctagtgtttcagaagcagtttTAGGGTTAAATTTGgcagcagagaagagaaaaaagtcaTAACAAGGGCAGGCTGGGAAGGGGTGATGCTTCCCCAACCCTGGAGGTACCCAAAACTCAATGGCACAAAGGCCAGACTTTGTCCTGTCTCTGAGCAGGGTTTGAGCAGGAAactgcagcccagggctgggagagctgtTACTGCTGAAGCATTGAGGTAATATTTGAGAAACGAAAGTAGTAACTTGagataaagaaaagctttcagttTCCCCCATTTCAaacttctgttctgcttttggctCTGCTTCATAATAATGATtgtaaaaattaagcaaaaatcCCCTTAAAAAAGACCCCATGGAAGCTCATGTTTTTCACAcactccccccccgcccaaatTTAAGAGATCACACAGGGCAGCCTGAGCTCCTGCCCAGGTTTTACCCCTCCCAAGCCCACTGTGCTTTCCAGCCAGTTCACTCCAGCTCCCCCCAAATCACTATTAATTCCACTGAATTGAAACAAATCTAAGTCCTTTTTATTGTATAATTATTTACCTCACTTCACCATGATTTTAATTCCTTCCAGAGAAAGCAATCCTGTTAGC encodes:
- the LOC104319958 gene encoding C-type lectin domain family 2 member B isoform X2, giving the protein MGKGAQQPRSSDQEEVLNNCNDIEKDCKWGSNTKKPDRERSRSSRVFVPLCVVLVLLVFVLLVALTVVHSGSRLPQPDFSHVCPDAWLGFQGKCYYFSEAESNWTTSQESCEALGASLALINTMDELTFIKRYKGEANHWFGLRKEKDDSWWWTNGTAFNNWFEVRGGGPCAYLNHERISSSLCHTKKNWLCSRPDNYILWKQKAYP
- the LOC104319958 gene encoding C-type lectin domain family 2 member B isoform X1 — translated: MGKGAQQPRSSDQEEVLNNCNDIEKDCKWGSNTKKPDRERSRSSRVFVPLCVVLVLLVFVLLVALTVFSFAVVHSGSRLPQPDFSHVCPDAWLGFQGKCYYFSEAESNWTTSQESCEALGASLALINTMDELTFIKRYKGEANHWFGLRKEKDDSWWWTNGTAFNNWFEVRGGGPCAYLNHERISSSLCHTKKNWLCSRPDNYILWKQKAYP